TGCCAGCCCCACACAATTCTCAGCTTTCTTCAGCAATAGGTTGGGAGCATTTTAGACTTGGGGTATTTTCCTCCTAGGCTGGCCTAGGATGTAGGCATCTGTTCTAAATATGTGCATCTCACATACTGTTTTTCCTTAAGTCGTAGGGATGAGGTTGTGCTCGGCCGTCCGCAGCATGCTTCTGCGCCTGACTGATAAACAGCAGGGTGCGTTTGGGATTCAGGAGACAGTTTTCTCTGGGTTCAATCATGCGATGCTTTAGGAATCGTTATACATTATTAATCATTATAATCGTTAATTAATCGTTATACATAAGAGTATCTTACTTTCAGATGGTACTTATAGCATACCAAGTTTAATCACAGTGGCTTCTCACTACAGCCCTATCTCACCttatagaattaaaaacaatTGCTCAGAGAGGCTAAGCCACCCACCCAGGGTCACCccactgtgggggtggggggtgggggtgggcaggtctTCTAACCCGGGGTCCCAGCTCTCCTCCCGAAGGGACAAAGGGCCCAGTGAAgcactccaccccccaccccccacccccgcctgtcTCAGCAGGGCCCAGAGGGGCCATGTCCCTCACCCCGTGGCTCCGGTGGAACGAGGCCTCGCCACGGCTGTCGTCCCGAAGCCCGGCTGAGATGGTGCTGGAGACGCTCATGATGGAGCTGGCGGGGCAGATGCGAGAGGCCGAGAGGCAGCAGCGCGAGCGCAACAACGCGGACAGGAAGATCTGCACCGGGGTGGACTACAGCTGGCTGGCCCGCGCGCCCCGGCCCACCTACGACCTCAGCCCGGGCGAGCGGCTGCAGCTGGAGGACGTCTGCGCCAAGATCCACCCTTCCTACTGCGGCCCGGCCATCCTCAGGTGAGCCCCGCGCCGGGGCCGGAGCCCCTGACTCCCGGGAGAGGGCGGCAGCGGGCCGGGCCTGAGGCTCCCAGGACCTGAGCCAGGGCGCGGGGGGCCCAGAAGGAGCAAAGCCGGGGCGGAACCTGAAGGAGGCGGTGGAATGccaggccagggctgggggctcGGAGGGAGGCGGCAGGTGGCTGCTGGAGACACGTGAGGTCTGGCTGGAGAAAACTCAGGGCCCTCCAGCTTGCTGTTCTCCCTGCCCAGTTATGTCATGCTCCCAGATGTTAACAGAGCTGGCTCCTCGTCCTTCTTCAGTTCCTCTTCCGTATTACCTGCTTAAAGAGGTTTTCGCAGGCAAACCCTCCAGACCGGGTTTCTCAATGATCTTGAGTTTCACACAAGCTTGCCCAAAGCATAGCTGACTCCAGAAGGGCCCCGGGGACGGAGGCAGGGATGAGTCATGGGGTAGTGGTGCTGCTGGGAGATTGTGAGCTGGCAACCTAATACCTCCACACGTGAAGAGGAAGGTGGAAAACAGTACAGTGATTATTCTGTCACATTTCCTGGCTCATGtcactgtggaaaagtttgatAAGTCCTGACTTCCGGTGTGGTGGAGGAAAGTGGGTAGTAAATGGGCTTGCTGACGcttgttaattgttttttttaaaagtgatttcattgacatatattcacatacatacaatCTGTGTCAAGTGTACAGCcaatagtatcatcacatagttgtgttttcatcaccacagataatttttaaaacaatttcgttactcaaaaaaaaaaaatcccattgctCTTATCCCCCactatccttttttctttttattaaaaaaaatttttaataccgaaaaacaccaaatgcaaacattcttaacatttgatcattccattctacatatataaatcagtaattcacaatatcatcacatagttgcatattcatcatcatgatcatttcttggaacagttgcatctattcagaaaaagaaataagaagacaacagaaaaaaattcatatataccataccccttacccctccctttcattgaccattagcatttcaaactaaatttattttaacatttgtttcccttattatttatttttattccatatgttctacttgtctgttgataaggtagataaaaggagcatcagacacaaggttttcataatcacacagtcatattgtgaaatctatatcattatacaatcatcttcaagaaacatggctactggaacacagctctacagtttcaggcagttccctccagcctctccattacatcttgaataacaaggagatatctatttaatgcctaggaataacctgcaggataacctctccactctgtttggaatctctcagccattgacactttgtctcatttcgctcttcccccttttggtccagaaggttttctcaatcccttgatgctgagtctcagctcattttaggatttctgtcccacgttgccaggaaggtccacacccctcggagtcatgtcccacatagacagagggagggcggtgagtttgcttgttgttttgacTGGAGAgataggctacatctgagcaacaaaaaagtttctcttgggggtgacccttaggcctaattttaagtaggcttgacctatcctttgtccCCCACTATCATTGACCCTTAGccttggtgtgatacatttgttactgctgatgaaagaatatttaaatattactgttaactatagtttgcaataggtacaagTTTCCCATGTACCATCCTATTACTAGCTTCTTGTAGTAGTGACGTCACTACTACAAGAAGCTAGTATGAAAGTTTATGAAAGATCATTTTTGTACGTGTGTTATCAGTCACCgtcatcatccaccacagggCTCACTGTGCTATACAGTCCCGGGTTTTAGCCTGTAACTTTTCTTCTAGTGATATATTCAACTCTAAacctcccctttcaaccacaatcacacacataattcagtgctgttaattacactcaccattTTGTGCTACATCATATCtatccatttcaaaatatttgaatttaacCTAGTttaaaattctgcacacattaagcatccactccccattccctaccttccttctatttcctggtatcctatattctacagtgtattagcttgcaagctgctggaatgcaatataccagaactggaatggctttttaaaaggcgaatttactaagttacaagtttacagttctaagcctatgaaaatgttcaaattaaggcatccagagaaagataccttaattcaaggaagatcgATGGGTACAGAACACCTGTCTCAGCTGTGTAGTCActtggctggcacctgctggtcccttgttttcagcctctgttcctatgggggttcctcactttgcttctctggggctggctgtcatctcttggtttctgttctagtttgctagctgccggaatacaatataccagaaacagaatggcttttaaaaagggggaatttaatgagttgctgatttacagttctaaggccaagaaaatgtcccaattaaaacaagtctaaagaaatgtccaatcaaaggcatccagggaaagataccttggttcaagaacacggcgtcatctgctagctttctctcctggcttcctgtttcatgaagctccccaggaggcgttttccttcttcatctccaaaggttgctggctcgtggactctctgcatctcatggctacatcattctgctctctctgaatctctttctccaaaatgtttcctcttttataggactccagtaaaccaatcaagacccactcaaatgggtggagacatgtcatcccctaatccagtttaacaaccattcttgactaaatcacatcaaccagggagatgatctcattacagtttcaaatatacagtattgaataaggattattctacctttaagaaatgggatttatatcaaaacatggcttttcttagggagcatacttcctttcaaaccagcacagtttcccttggctctctccaggttctggcttgcttaaaatgtcatggcaatgtctgctgggctccaagaatctccaaacatccctttctctgttctctgaaggaactgttctccaagcatctacatctgctctctctgtcagctctgaggcttctgttgtttctccaaaatgttttcttttttaagggtctccagtaaactaatcaagactcacttagAATTGGTGGAGTCtaacctccatctaatcaaaaggccacacccacaattggatgtcacatctctgtagagaaaatctaatcaaagtttccaatttacaggactgaattaagattaagagaaatagctgcctccacaagtttggatcaggattaaaacatgacttttctgggggtacataatgttttcaaaatggcacatagattttaactctatgagtttacatattatataattagcgcatattagtgagacattcaatatttgtccttttgcatctgacttatttcacttaacataatgcccTCCAGCTTCATgcgtgttgttgcatgtatcagaatttcattactTCTAAcagctgaagaatattccatcatatatatataccacattttgtttagctattcattggttgatggacacttgggttgctttcatcttttggctactgtaaatagtgccactatgagcatcagtgtgcagatgtctgtgcacatccctgctttcagttcttctgaaaaaACCTAGTTACAAggttgctgaatcatatggtaattctatacttagcttcttgaggaaccgccaaactgtcttccaaagcactgcacattctacattcccacctgcagtgAGTGAGTATTCCTACTTCTCCATGTCCTCTTTAATActtttagttttctgtcttttttgatagtggccattctagtagttgTTAAATGATGTGTTAcggttgttttgatttgcatttcactgatagctagtgatgttgaacttcttttcaggtactttttagccatttctttaggaaaatgtctatttaagtcttttgcccatttttaattgggttgctggTCTTTTTTATTGTAGGTGTTCTTAGATATTCTTCAGATATTCTGGTatatatatgtggtttccaagttaTTTCTCCCATCGAGGAGGCTgcctttcacctttttgacaaagtccttcgATGCACGAAGTATTCAGCTTTGAAGAAGTCctatttatctgctttttctaatattgtttgtgctttgggtatgcAGTCTAAGAAACCAGCACTTAccacaaaatcttgaagatgcCTCTCTGTATATTATTCTAGAAGCtctatggtactggctcttatatttaggtctttgaccaaTTTacagtaaatttttgtataggtgtgagataggggtcctctttcattcttctggatatgcatatccagttcttcagcaccatttgttgaggaggctattctgtcccagttgaatagacttggctgccttgtcaaaaatcaattgaccatacatttctatttctgagctctcaatttggttctattgatcaatatatctacctttatgtcagtgttgtgctgttttgaacactgtagctttgtaatgtgctttaggGTCAAGCAGtctgagtccttcaactttgttctttttcaagatatttttggctattcagggccccttgcccttccacGGAAATTTGATGattttcctcatcttcaaagtAGACTGTttgaattttgactgggattgtgttgaatccataaatcaatttaggtagaattaacatctcaattatatttaatcttccagtccatgaatacagaatatccctccatttatttaggtcttctttgatttattttaacaaaattttgtagttttctgaatacaggtactttacatccttagttaaatttattcctagatatttgattgttttagttacTAGgagtaaattgaattttttcctcgATTTCCTCCTGTGagtgctcattgctagtgtatagaaagactactgggtttttttgtgtgttgatcttgaatcctaccactttgctgaccttgtttattagctctagtagcacTGCCATAGGTTGTTCAGGATTTTATaggtataggatcatgttatctgcaaatagtgaagttttacttcttcctttcttatttggatgactcttatttcattttcttgcctaattgcctaATTAGGGCTTCTAGAATAAGAGTGAATAAGAATAGTGGCAGTgggtatctttgtcttgttcctaatcttcgAGGGAAAGCTTCCAATCCGTCACCACTGAGTACTATGTTAGGCGTGGGTtcttcataaatgccctttatcgtGTTAagtaagtttccttctgttcctatcttttgaaatatttttgtcaagaaaggatcctggattttgtgaaatgctttttctgcattaatttatatgatcatgtattttttcccctttgatttgttaatgtgagaTTTTACACTGATTTATTCTCTTATGTtgaccatccttgcatacctgggataaaaaacatttgattatgatgtatacttcttttaatgtgctgtttgattcaattggctagtattttgtggagtttttttgttctatatttattagcgagattagtctgtaattttcatttcttgtggtgtctttatctggctttggtattagggtgatgttagcttcatagaatgagttatggagtgttccttcctcttcaatattttggaagaatttgaggaggattgatattaattcttcttggaatgattgttagaattcatctgtgaaggcatctggttctgggcttttcgttgttgggatgtttttgatgaccaattcaatctcttcacttgtgattggtttgttctaTTGCTTCTAAAGTCAGTGCAGGTTGTTTCTGGGTTTCTgggaaattgttcatttcatccaagttgtctcgTTTGTTGGCCTgccattgttcatagtattctcttatgatcttttttatttttgtggcatTAGTAGTAttgtctcccctctcatttctgattttatttatttgcatcttttctctttatctagctaagggcttgtcaatttcattgatctcaaagaaccaaattttgtttttgttgaatctctctattcttttttggtcttcattatttctatgttatttctttccttctgcttactttgggattagtttgctgttctttttctagttcctccaggtgtgtagttcgttctttgattttagctcttcctttaaaaaaaaatttttttaaacataacaacatacaaacatgaacattcttaccatatgatcatttcattcttggtatattatcagtaactcacaatatcatcacatagttatatattcatcaccgtgatcatttattagaacatttgcatcagttcagaaaaagaaatgaaaagaaaaaagaaaagaaactcatacataccatgcaccttaccaatccctttcattgactgctagtatttccatctacacaatttattttagcctttgtttcccctatttttttctataccccttaccactccctttcattgatcactagcatttcaatctactgaatttattttaacatttgttctccctattctaggatttctgtcccacgttgccaggaaggtttacactcctgggaatcaGTCCCatgaagagagggggagggcagtgagtttgtttgtcgtgttggctgagaaagagaggccacatctgagcaaaaaaagaggctctctggaggtgactctttggcctaattttaagtaggcttaacctatcctttgcagggataaattcaTGTGAATAAACCCTGAGAttaagggctcggcctattgctttctccccactacttgtgagaatatcaggaatcttttcttcctttttttttttaaatttatatattaattaaaaaaaaaacaaatgaactaaaacattaatatgtataatcagtaattcaaaatatcatcacttagttgcatgcttATCATTTGCACTTCCCCCCAGCCTcaccaatataccttaactaaaaaggtaatatctatataatgtgtaagaataacttccaggataacctctcgactctgtttggaatctctcagccattgacatttgtctcatttcactctaccccttttggtcgagaaggttttctcaatcctttgatgctgagtctcagctcattctagggtttttcttaatcccttgatgctgagtctcagctcattttaggatttctgtcccacgttgccaggaaggtccacacccctgggagtcatgaaccacatagacagagggagggtgatgagtttgcttgttgtgttggctggagagagaggccacatgtgagcaacaaaagaggcactcctggaagtgactcttaggcctaaattttaagtaggcttgacctatcctttgtggggttaagtttcatatgaacaacccccaagactgggggctcagcctatagctttggttgtccacattgctcgtgagaatatcaagaattcaacttggggaagttgaatttctccctgttctcaccattccccaaaggggactttgcaaatacttttccactcactgatcaaatcactctgggattcattggggaatcactctggacaaatcaacaaaatctcatgttctacctgagattccaaatacttatggtgttcaatcaaactatctacataaattatattaggaaatgcaccagtcaaaatataaatttcacaccaaatattttttgctttagtctcatacataaggtgagattttaaaattttaattaccatctattttcatcaccctgcagttatgacattcctttgttcttcctcatgcaaaaacctttttaaaatttgtacatttagtcactattattatacactctaggcattcctagattacaccatctcaatctttattgtctatctttctttctgatttcatttatgcccccagctctcctccctctgtcattctcacattcagcttcattcagtgttttaaaataattgtattacagttaggtagtattgtgctgtccatttctgagtttttatattcagtcctgttgcacaatctgtatcccttcagctccagttacccaatatcttaccctattactttctcctgatggtctctgttaccaatgaaatattccaagtttattcactaatgtcagttcatatcagtgaaaccatacagtatttgtcctttgtttttgactaatttcactcagcataatgtcctcaaggtccatccatgtcattacatacttcataactttattccatcttacagctgcgtaatattccattgtatgtatataccacagtttgtttagccactcttctgttgatgggcattttggctgtttccatctctttgcaattgtaaataatgctgctataaacattggtgtgcaaatgtccgtttgtgtccttgcccttatgtcctttgagtagatacctagcaatggtattgccggatcatatggcaattctatattcagctttttgaggaaccgccaaactgccttccacaatgtttgcaccatttgacattcccaccaacagtggataagtgtgcctctttctccacatcctctccagcacttgtcattttctgttttattgataatggccactctggtgggtgtgagatgatatgtcattgtggttttgatttgcatttctctaatagccagggaagttgagcatctcttcatgtgtcttttggccatttgtatttcctcttctgagaagtgtctgttcaaatctttttcccattttgtaattggattggctgtctttttgttgttgagttgaacaatctctttataaattctggatactagagctttatctgatatgttatttccaaatattgtctcccattgtgtaggctgtctttttactttcttgatgaagttctttgatgcgcaaaagtctttaattttgaggagttcccatttctttctttctttcttcagttcttgctttgggtgtaaggtctataaaaccgcctccaagtataaaatttataagatatttccctgcattttcttctaacagttttatggtcttagacctaatgtttaggtctttgatccattttgagttaacttttgcatcgggtgtgagatatgggtcctctttcattcttttgcatatagataaccagttctctaggcaccatttattgaagagactgttctgtcccaggtgagttggcttgactgccttatcaaagatcaattgtccatagataagagggtctatatctgaacactctattcgattccattggtcaatatatctatctttatgccagtaccatgctgttttgaccactgtagcttcataatatgccttaaagtcaggtagcatgagacctctgattttatctttttttctcaggatacttttggctattcagggcaccctgtccttccagataaatttgcctactggtttttctatttctgaaaagtaagttgttgggattttgattggtattgcattgaatctgtaaatcagtttagttagaattgacatcttaactgtagttagtcttccaatccatgaacatggtatgcccttccatctgtttaggtcttctgtgatttcttttaacaatttcttgtatttttctttgtataggtcttttgtctctttagttagatttatttctaaatattttattcttttggttgcaattgtaaatggaattcgtttcttgatttccccctcagattgtttgttactagtgtatagaaactacagatttttgagtgttgatcttgtaccctgacactttgctgtacttgtttattagctctagtagttttgctgtggatttttcagggttttcgacatatagtatcatatcatctgcaaacagtgagagttttacttctttctttccaattttgatgccttgtatttctttttcttgtctaattgctccggctagaacttccaacacaatgttgaataacagtggtgatagtggacatccttgtcctgttcctgatcttagggggaaagttttcagtttttccccattgaggatgatattagctgtgggtttttcatatattccctttatcattttaaggaagttccctttattcctatcctttgaagtgttttcaacaggaaaagatgttgaattttgtgaaatgccttttatgcatcaattgagatgattatgtggtctttctgctttgatttgttgatatggtgtattacattaattgattttcttgtgttgaatcatccttgcatacctgggatgaatcctacttggccatgatgtataattcttttaatgtgttgctggattcgatttgctagaattttgttgaggatttttgcatctatattcattagagagattggtctgtagttttcttttttcgtaatatctttgtctggctttggtgtgagggtgatgtttgcttcgtagaatgagttaggtagctttccctcctcttcaattttttttaaagagtttgaacaggattggtactaattctttcttgaatgtttggtagaattcacatgtgaagccatctggtcctggacttttctttttggggagcttcttaatgactgattcaatttctttacttgtgattggtttgttgaggtcatctatttcttctagagtcaaagttgattgttcatgcctttctaggaagttgtccttttcatctacattgttgtatttattagcataatgttgttcatagtatcctgtcataacttcctttatttctgtggggtcagtggttatgtctcttctcccatttctgatcttatttatttgcatcctctctcttcttctttttgtcaatcttgctaagggtccatcaatattattgattttctcatagaaccagcttctggttttattgattttctcaattgttttcatgttctcaatttcatttatttctgccctaatctttgttatttttttc
This is a stretch of genomic DNA from Tamandua tetradactyla isolate mTamTet1 chromosome 4, mTamTet1.pri, whole genome shotgun sequence. It encodes these proteins:
- the RD3 gene encoding protein RD3, yielding MSLTPWLRWNEASPRLSSRSPAEMVLETLMMELAGQMREAERQQRERNNADRKICTGVDYSWLARAPRPTYDLSPGERLQLEDVCAKIHPSYCGPAILRFRQLMAEQEPKVQEVARLFRSVLQEVLERMKEEEEAHKLTRQWSLRPRGSLALTTFKTRARIYPFTSDIHTISEDVERDTPPPPRTWSMPEFRTPKTD